Proteins encoded by one window of Candidatus Omnitrophota bacterium:
- the queD gene encoding 6-carboxytetrahydropterin synthase QueD: MYSIKIESYFSSAHYLRAYKGKCEELHGHNWKVEVSVEAEKLDKAGMILDFHDLKLAINMALEKLDHKCLNHIAYFRKFNPTSENIAQYIYKNLKSKVKGLKLVTVWESHNSCASYYEI, from the coding sequence GTGTATAGTATAAAAATCGAATCCTATTTTAGCTCGGCGCACTACTTACGCGCTTACAAAGGTAAATGCGAAGAGCTGCACGGCCATAATTGGAAAGTAGAAGTCAGCGTAGAAGCAGAGAAATTAGATAAAGCAGGCATGATTTTGGACTTTCATGATTTAAAGTTAGCCATAAACATGGCCTTGGAAAAATTAGACCATAAATGTTTGAATCATATCGCTTATTTCCGAAAATTTAACCCTACCTCGGAAAATATCGCGCAATATATCTATAAAAATCTTAAATCAAAGGTGAAGGGCCTTAAGTTAGTTACGGTCTGGGAGAGCCATAACAGCTGCGCCTCTTATTATGAGATATGA